TCGGCGGCACGTTGCCGCTGGCGCCCGCCGCATACGCCTCGATGCTGCTGAACAGCGGCGTGCGGTTCTGCGCGTAGATATTGCCCGAGCCGTCGAGCGCGATGCCGATTGGACCCAGGTTGGAGCCGACGGAGAGTTGCGTAGCGTCGCCCTCGATCACGGCGGACGGCGCCACATTGCCGCTGCTGCCGACCGGGTACTCCGTCACCCTGCCCGCGTCAAAGTTCCTGACGTAGATCGTGCGCGGCAGAAAAGCCCAAGTGTAATCCGTACGCATCCGATCGCCCGTGGCTACCGTCCCGCAAATCAGCGCGCCGGCCACGGTGACACCGTTGCCTGCCGAACAGTTTCCCATGTCCGCCAGCACGGTTCCTTTTACCGTGGCCGCGTTGCCGAACCTCGCGTTGCCGCCGACGTTCCAAATCAGTTCATCGGCGGTGATGCCGCCCTTCAGTAAGATGCGTGCGCCGTTGCCGAGGCTTAAATCGCCGGCGACATTGATCGCTCCATAAGCGTCCTCGAGACCATCGATAACTATTCGCGCTCCGTTCCCAGCCGTTATCGACGGTAGCTTGATGACGTTGAAGCCCGGCGCCAGAGCGATCGTCGCACTGCCACCGTGCGGAAGGTTGATCGGCTGGAGATTTTGGGTCGGGTTGAGTGCGCCAAGTTCTGACGCCGCGGACGCCGCGTCGCCAACCGCCGCGCTCAATTCATTCAACAGCGGATTCTGCCCGCCGTTATCCAACCCAGCGCGGCAGGAACTGGCGTGGCCGATTGTGATCGAGCCGCCACCGCTGACGCATTGTCCCTGCGTGCGGCTGCCGTTCCCAACAGTTATCGCCCGCGCCGAGGCCGCGCCGGCAATCACGCTGGCGCCGGTGCCGCTCCCGTTACCCAGCCGGACGGTAGTTCCACCTATCAGCCCGGTTGCTCCGGGACTTATGCTCGCGGCGTTGCCGATTCGAACGCCGCCGTCGGTCGCCAGCACGGCGAAATGGCGTGCCGCGCCGAGGCCGCCTGCGTGCGCGGATAATGCGGTACCCGCAACTGCCCAGGTCAGTCCCGCCACGATCGAGGCATAGCCCCGCAGTTTCATATTCTGTGCTCCCTGGTCTGTTTGGCCGCGCGATTCGGATGTCGTGGGCCGGGTACTGCAAGAAGAACGCATTCCGGACTGTAGGCAGTGGGCTGGTATTCCGCAAGGCACTTGGATTCGCCGGCGGGTTTGATTGCGATCGCTTTTGGCGTGGACGACGGTGAAGCGATGGATCACGGAGATTCGCGATTTTATTGGCTCGCCGCAGCCTGATAATATCCGCCTGAGCTAAGGTAGGAACGGCCGTGGGCATCGATGCTCACGGCTGCATCTTCGCGGCGCGGTGCGCGCCAGACCGGGAAGTTGAAAGGCAATTCCAAGTTGAAGGAACAGCGTGCATCGCGCACGAATCTCCGCATTTCGACGATCGCGCGGCAAGCCCGCCTGCGAGCGCCGATGCGCGCGATCGCGCGCGCCGCGATGCTC
This genomic interval from Candidatus Binatus sp. contains the following:
- a CDS encoding ice-binding family protein, which gives rise to MKLRGYASIVAGLTWAVAGTALSAHAGGLGAARHFAVLATDGGVRIGNAASISPGATGLIGGTTVRLGNGSGTGASVIAGAASARAITVGNGSRTQGQCVSGGGSITIGHASSCRAGLDNGGQNPLLNELSAAVGDAASAASELGALNPTQNLQPINLPHGGSATIALAPGFNVIKLPSITAGNGARIVIDGLEDAYGAINVAGDLSLGNGARILLKGGITADELIWNVGGNARFGNAATVKGTVLADMGNCSAGNGVTVAGALICGTVATGDRMRTDYTWAFLPRTIYVRNFDAGRVTEYPVGSSGNVAPSAVIEGDATQLSVGSNLGPIGIALDGSGNIYAQNRTPLFSSIEAYAAGASGNVPPIASIDDGENKFGIALDAAGNIYTASIGPCVFPALCGSITEYSAAAGHPLLNTILGFGQLEPTGVAVDAKGNIYVANNRDIRVYAAGSSGDVPPIAKIVGDAEHPLTARGIALDAAANIYTVNFDSVTKYAAGSSGFVAPLATIQGDKTMIASPYAIAIAGGRIYVANGSGGPSCGALNCGSITVYKQSSSGNVAPVAVIVGPSSVADLTELRTPGGIAIGD